In one window of Mesorhizobium sp. B2-1-1 DNA:
- a CDS encoding ABC transporter ATP-binding protein has protein sequence MPAPLIEMHGITKSFGAVKANEAVDLSVAPGEILGLLGENGAGKTTLMNVLFGAYAPDAGEILIQGRKVRITSSADALAAGIGMVHQHFHLAPRLTVLENLLIGIPGKSGRIDRSGGLARLAEISRQHGLTLDPSLPVSALSVGEQQRLEIVKALFRGAKLLILDEPTAVLAPSEVDGLFSALRSMAAQGLGIIFISHKLNEVRALTHRCTVLRHGRVAGRVDDPANTTSAEMARLMCGHEIVPPAKGPSTPGAAVLTLDGISTSSHSGTALRDVSLSVRAGEILGIAGVSGNGQRALAEVISGVRAPDAGRMTIAGQKVSRFSPREVQALGLGRIPEDRMTTGLVTNLPLADSMVLPRIGTAAFSSKGLLKLDAIRAFAEAQIKAYDIRCPGPMTRAGALSGGNLQKALLARELAFDPKVLIVSQPTRGLDIGAARFIHEKFLHMRAKGCGIIVIGEDLEELLVLCDRIAVMYEGRIAGTLPSAEATIARLGLLMTGAEGHS, from the coding sequence TTGCCCGCCCCGCTCATCGAAATGCACGGCATCACCAAGAGTTTCGGCGCCGTCAAGGCGAACGAAGCCGTCGACCTCAGCGTGGCGCCCGGCGAGATCCTCGGCTTGCTGGGCGAGAACGGTGCCGGCAAGACGACGCTGATGAACGTGCTGTTCGGCGCCTATGCGCCCGACGCCGGCGAGATCCTCATCCAGGGCCGGAAGGTGCGGATCACCAGTTCGGCCGATGCACTGGCCGCGGGCATCGGCATGGTGCACCAGCATTTTCACCTGGCGCCACGGCTTACGGTGCTGGAAAACCTGCTTATCGGCATACCAGGCAAGTCCGGGCGGATCGACCGGTCCGGCGGACTGGCGCGGTTGGCCGAAATCAGCCGCCAGCACGGGCTGACACTCGATCCCAGCCTGCCGGTCTCGGCGCTGTCTGTCGGAGAGCAGCAACGTCTCGAGATCGTCAAGGCGCTGTTTCGCGGCGCAAAACTGCTGATTCTCGACGAGCCGACCGCGGTGCTGGCGCCGAGCGAAGTCGACGGTCTGTTTTCGGCCTTGCGGTCGATGGCGGCGCAGGGTCTGGGCATCATCTTCATCTCGCACAAGCTCAACGAGGTGCGCGCGCTCACCCATCGCTGCACGGTGCTGCGGCATGGCCGCGTCGCCGGCCGCGTCGACGATCCGGCCAACACCACGTCGGCGGAAATGGCGCGACTGATGTGCGGCCACGAGATCGTGCCGCCGGCCAAGGGGCCGTCGACACCGGGGGCAGCGGTGCTCACTCTCGACGGCATTTCCACCTCGAGCCATTCGGGCACGGCGCTGCGCGATGTGTCGCTTTCCGTGCGCGCCGGCGAGATCCTCGGCATTGCCGGTGTCTCCGGCAATGGCCAGCGGGCACTGGCGGAGGTGATCTCGGGCGTACGCGCCCCCGATGCCGGTCGGATGACGATTGCGGGACAGAAAGTGTCTCGCTTCTCGCCGCGCGAGGTGCAGGCGCTGGGCCTTGGCCGCATCCCGGAAGACCGCATGACGACGGGACTGGTCACCAATTTGCCGCTCGCCGATTCCATGGTGCTGCCGCGCATCGGCACCGCCGCTTTCAGCAGCAAGGGCCTGCTCAAGCTGGATGCAATCCGCGCCTTCGCCGAGGCGCAGATCAAGGCCTATGATATCAGATGCCCCGGGCCGATGACGCGCGCCGGCGCCCTGTCCGGCGGCAATCTGCAGAAGGCGCTTTTGGCGCGCGAGCTCGCCTTCGATCCGAAGGTGCTCATCGTCTCGCAGCCGACGCGCGGCCTCGACATCGGAGCCGCCCGCTTCATCCATGAAAAATTCCTCCACATGCGCGCCAAGGGCTGCGGCATCATCGTCATCGGCGAGGATCTGGAAGAGTTGCTCGTGCTCTGCGACCGCATCGCGGTGATGTATGAGGGCCGCATCGCCGGCACGCTTCCCAGCGCCGAGGCGACGATCGCACGGCTGGGGCTGCTGATGACCGGGGCGGAGGGCCATAGCTGA
- a CDS encoding NAD(P)/FAD-dependent oxidoreductase has translation MASSTGFNSGLDIGKSYYVATANPAPDHPALIGDVEADLVVVGGGCTGLSAALHAAERGLKVVLLEGGKIGWGASGRNGGQMIPGLRKGAKGLVKLYGPERAKALFDLAFEARGLVLDIIERHTIDCDLRLTGHLVGAVNGSDLRDLEEEAKCLESVMKFRDVEILSAARARAKVDTPYHGAMYEPLGGHMHPLNYTLGLARAASAAGVVIHENSVAVRLEREPSIRVSTSKGSVRAKHVVLAGDALLNGLEPRVNSRIMPVGNYIVATEPLEGSRNVIPANVAVSDTRFVVNYYRMSADGRLLFGGGERYTPSPPADIAGFVRPHIEGTFPQFKGCRIDHAWGGLVSVTTSRLPHVGHYGEVYYAHGYSGKGVILSTLSGKLLAEAITGDASRLDLFSTLTPMPFPGGTALRGPLYVLGMLWYAMRDRMKH, from the coding sequence ATGGCATCTTCAACGGGTTTCAATTCCGGTCTCGACATCGGCAAGTCCTACTATGTCGCCACCGCCAATCCGGCGCCGGACCATCCGGCACTTATCGGCGATGTCGAGGCCGACCTGGTGGTCGTCGGCGGCGGCTGCACCGGTCTGTCGGCCGCTCTTCACGCCGCCGAACGCGGCTTGAAGGTGGTGCTGCTGGAAGGCGGCAAGATTGGCTGGGGCGCTTCGGGCCGCAATGGCGGCCAGATGATCCCCGGCCTGCGCAAGGGCGCCAAGGGCCTGGTCAAGCTTTATGGGCCTGAACGGGCAAAGGCGCTGTTCGATCTCGCCTTCGAGGCGCGCGGCCTGGTGCTCGACATTATCGAGCGCCATACGATCGACTGCGATCTCAGGCTGACCGGCCATCTGGTCGGCGCGGTCAACGGCTCCGATCTCAGGGATTTGGAGGAAGAGGCGAAATGCCTAGAGAGCGTGATGAAATTCCGCGACGTCGAGATCCTGTCGGCGGCGCGGGCCCGGGCCAAGGTCGACACGCCCTATCACGGCGCGATGTACGAGCCGCTCGGCGGCCACATGCATCCCTTGAATTACACGCTCGGGCTTGCCCGCGCTGCAAGCGCGGCCGGCGTCGTCATCCACGAGAATTCGGTGGCCGTGCGGCTTGAGCGCGAGCCTTCGATCCGGGTCTCGACGTCAAAAGGATCGGTGCGCGCAAAGCATGTCGTGCTGGCTGGCGACGCGCTGCTCAATGGGCTGGAGCCGCGCGTCAACAGCCGCATCATGCCGGTCGGCAACTACATCGTCGCCACCGAGCCGCTGGAGGGCTCCCGCAACGTCATTCCTGCCAATGTCGCGGTGTCGGACACGCGCTTCGTCGTCAACTATTACCGCATGTCGGCCGACGGTCGCCTGCTGTTCGGCGGCGGCGAGCGCTACACGCCGTCGCCGCCGGCCGATATTGCCGGTTTCGTGCGGCCGCACATAGAAGGCACCTTCCCGCAGTTCAAGGGCTGCCGGATCGACCATGCCTGGGGGGGGCTGGTGTCGGTGACGACGTCGCGACTGCCGCATGTCGGGCACTATGGCGAGGTCTATTACGCGCACGGCTATTCCGGCAAGGGCGTCATCCTGTCGACGCTGTCGGGCAAGCTGCTCGCCGAAGCCATCACCGGCGACGCCTCGCGGCTGGACCTGTTCTCGACGCTGACCCCGATGCCCTTCCCCGGAGGCACGGCGCTGCGCGGGCCGCTCTATGTGCTGGGAATGCTGTGGTATGCGATGAGGGATCGGATGAAGCATTGA
- a CDS encoding ABC transporter permease encodes MRVFVVAVFAFLYLPIALVVLFSFNAGHHASEFTGFSVQWYGKALANPFLVEALKNSLFIATTSALLAAVFGTAAALGLARVGVRTRAVFDALLGAAIVVPGVVIGISTLVALVQLFAVVNPFLASIWPDDQPPRLSLGYGSIIAAHGLFSMALVTMIVGTRLGSLDRNLVEASSDLYATPLTTFRSIVLPQILPAVVAGFLLAFTFSFDDFIVAFFVAGAQTTLPIYVFASIRRGVTPEINAIATIVLVASVLLVVLAQWQLRQRKLSN; translated from the coding sequence ATGCGCGTCTTCGTCGTAGCCGTCTTCGCCTTCCTCTATCTGCCGATCGCGTTGGTCGTGCTGTTCTCCTTCAACGCCGGCCATCATGCCAGCGAGTTCACCGGTTTTTCGGTGCAATGGTACGGCAAGGCGCTGGCGAACCCGTTCCTGGTCGAGGCGCTGAAGAACAGCCTGTTCATCGCCACCACCAGCGCCTTGCTGGCGGCGGTGTTCGGCACCGCGGCCGCGCTCGGCCTGGCACGCGTCGGGGTGCGGACCCGCGCCGTCTTCGACGCCTTGCTTGGAGCCGCAATCGTCGTTCCCGGCGTCGTCATCGGCATTTCGACACTGGTCGCACTCGTCCAGCTGTTCGCCGTCGTCAATCCGTTCCTCGCCTCGATCTGGCCGGACGATCAGCCGCCGCGCCTGTCGCTCGGCTATGGTTCGATCATCGCCGCGCACGGCCTGTTTTCGATGGCGCTGGTGACGATGATCGTCGGCACGCGGCTGGGCAGCCTTGATCGCAACTTGGTCGAGGCATCCAGCGATCTCTACGCCACGCCGCTGACGACGTTCCGTTCCATCGTCCTGCCGCAGATCTTGCCGGCGGTGGTCGCCGGCTTCCTGCTCGCCTTCACCTTCTCCTTCGACGATTTCATCGTCGCCTTCTTCGTCGCCGGCGCGCAGACGACGCTGCCGATCTATGTCTTTGCGTCGATCCGGCGCGGGGTGACGCCGGAGATCAATGCCATCGCGACGATCGTGCTCGTCGCGTCCGTCCTGCTCGTGGTGCTTGCCCAATGGCAGCTGCGCCAGCGCAAGCTGTCAAACTGA
- a CDS encoding SDR family NAD(P)-dependent oxidoreductase, translating into MILEDRIAVVTGAGSGIGRAGAMIMAREGAVVVIADRDRTSGEATASDIRAAGGRAEAVATDVSDDNAVEQLLAGTLDRHGRIDILHNHAGIQVGGTLTEVETGGMDASWRVNVRAQFLAARIVMPSMVAQGGGVILNTASNSGVFYDREMIAYATSKHAVVAMTRQMSLDYARHNVRVNALCPGWVDTPFNGPFIAQMGGREAIEAYVRTKIPMGRWASAEEIAEAILFLVSDRSSFMTGQALVIDGGESIG; encoded by the coding sequence ATGATCCTCGAAGACCGCATCGCCGTGGTGACAGGCGCCGGTTCCGGCATCGGGCGCGCCGGCGCCATGATCATGGCCAGGGAAGGCGCGGTAGTCGTCATCGCGGACAGGGATCGGACCAGCGGCGAGGCGACGGCTTCAGATATACGCGCCGCGGGCGGCCGGGCGGAGGCGGTCGCCACCGACGTCTCGGACGACAATGCGGTCGAGCAGCTCCTTGCCGGTACGCTCGACCGGCATGGGCGCATCGACATCCTGCACAATCACGCCGGCATCCAGGTCGGCGGCACGCTGACCGAGGTCGAGACCGGCGGCATGGACGCTTCCTGGCGGGTCAATGTGCGGGCGCAGTTCCTGGCGGCAAGGATCGTCATGCCATCGATGGTCGCGCAGGGCGGCGGTGTCATCCTCAATACGGCTTCGAATTCGGGTGTGTTCTACGACCGCGAGATGATCGCCTATGCGACGTCGAAACATGCCGTGGTGGCGATGACCAGGCAAATGTCGCTCGACTATGCCCGCCACAATGTGCGCGTCAACGCGCTCTGCCCCGGCTGGGTCGACACGCCGTTCAATGGACCGTTCATCGCCCAGATGGGCGGACGCGAGGCAATCGAAGCCTATGTCCGCACCAAGATCCCGATGGGGCGCTGGGCCAGCGCCGAGGAGATCGCCGAGGCGATCCTGTTCCTCGTGTCCGATCGGTCATCCTTCATGACCGGCCAGGCGCTGGTGATCGACGGTGGCGAGAGTATAGGCTGA
- a CDS encoding glutamine synthetase family protein — MLEKNTNTAPFSDPKAWLAQHGINEVECLVPDMNGVLRGKALPTAKFLTALEDRALYLPSSAFLVSIDGRYSGSIDEGFAYSDPDMRMVPDVSTLCLAPGAGAGKAYVFADAFHMDGRPWMASPRHVLRAVLDLYRQRGWRAVVAPELEFYLTAPNPDPDKPLTAPTGGNGRAEAVQHPYDMAALEEYEPVVRRVYDYAEAAGLPLDTLIHESGPGQLEINFLHGDALPLADKVLLFKRLTRQAAQQDGMYATFMAKPIAAQAGSSMHLHMSVIDEAGNTLFAGSDDADTAMFGYFIGGLQKYIPEIMPLFAPNVNSFRRVRPNHSAPANIEWSHDNRSCGLRVPAGGRAARRVENRLPGADCNPYLAIAGSLLAGYLGVEQKLARSAEASGNAYKIKSTLPKTMEEALDRFEACEPVRKLLGEDFFQTYLRVKSVELDLFQSVVTSWERDHLLLKV, encoded by the coding sequence ATGCTTGAGAAGAACACGAATACCGCGCCCTTCAGCGATCCCAAGGCATGGTTGGCGCAGCACGGCATCAACGAGGTCGAATGCCTGGTGCCCGACATGAACGGCGTGCTGCGCGGCAAGGCGCTGCCGACGGCAAAATTCCTCACGGCGCTGGAAGACCGCGCGCTTTATCTGCCGAGCAGCGCCTTCCTGGTCAGCATAGACGGGCGCTATTCCGGTTCCATCGACGAGGGTTTTGCGTATTCGGACCCCGACATGCGCATGGTGCCCGATGTCTCGACGCTTTGCCTGGCGCCGGGCGCCGGCGCTGGCAAGGCCTACGTCTTCGCCGACGCCTTCCACATGGACGGCCGGCCATGGATGGCCTCGCCGCGCCATGTTCTGCGCGCCGTGCTCGATCTCTACCGGCAGCGCGGCTGGCGGGCGGTAGTGGCGCCGGAGCTCGAATTCTACCTGACCGCGCCCAATCCCGATCCCGACAAGCCGCTGACCGCGCCGACCGGCGGCAATGGCCGCGCCGAGGCCGTGCAGCATCCCTATGACATGGCGGCGCTCGAGGAATATGAACCGGTGGTCCGGCGCGTCTATGACTATGCGGAGGCGGCCGGACTGCCGCTCGATACGCTGATTCATGAATCGGGACCGGGGCAGTTGGAGATCAACTTCCTGCATGGCGACGCGCTGCCGCTGGCCGACAAGGTGCTGCTGTTCAAACGGCTGACGCGCCAGGCCGCCCAGCAAGACGGCATGTATGCGACCTTCATGGCCAAGCCGATCGCCGCACAGGCCGGCAGCTCGATGCATCTGCACATGTCAGTCATCGACGAGGCCGGCAACACGTTGTTTGCCGGCAGCGATGATGCCGATACCGCGATGTTCGGTTATTTCATCGGCGGCCTGCAAAAATACATTCCCGAAATCATGCCGCTGTTCGCGCCCAACGTGAATTCGTTCCGACGCGTTAGACCAAACCACAGCGCGCCGGCCAACATCGAATGGTCGCATGACAACCGTTCCTGCGGCCTGCGCGTGCCGGCCGGCGGGCGCGCCGCGCGGCGGGTGGAGAACCGGCTGCCGGGTGCCGATTGCAATCCGTATCTGGCGATCGCCGGCTCGCTTCTGGCGGGCTATCTGGGCGTCGAACAGAAGCTGGCGCGCTCGGCGGAAGCATCCGGAAATGCCTACAAGATCAAGAGCACGCTGCCGAAAACGATGGAGGAGGCGCTGGATCGTTTCGAGGCCTGTGAACCGGTGCGCAAACTGCTCGGCGAGGACTTCTTCCAGACCTATCTGCGCGTGAAAAGCGTCGAGCTCGACCTGTTCCAGAGCGTGGTGACGAGCTGGGAACGCGACCACCTGCTGCTGAAGGTGTGA
- a CDS encoding ABC transporter permease → MFRLEVRSSTPAWFNLALPLLAIGAALVLCSGLIALAGAGVLESYGVMFTASLGDSYAITETLVRAAPMIFTGLAVAVAFRAKFWNIGAEGQLLAGAVASCFVGAIPMPGPLAMLLMAVAGAAAGAAVALVPATLRVKFKVDDVVSSLLLNSVIYYALMALIEGPWKDSFSGYPISPPIEDSANFPVLIEGTRLHLGVIVALIAAPLIWFLIARTTLGFRIRVTGENPEAARYGGINVQRVLLSTALLSGALAGLAGVGEVGGVHFQVMSDISPGYGYSGIVVAMLARLNPLGVVPAAIFLAAVMTGAEAMSRATGVPAFLSDVIQGTALLAMLVALLFTAYRIRRVGAAQ, encoded by the coding sequence ATGTTCCGCCTCGAAGTCCGCAGCTCGACGCCAGCCTGGTTCAACCTCGCATTGCCGCTGCTGGCGATCGGTGCCGCGCTGGTGCTGTGCAGCGGCCTGATCGCGCTGGCCGGCGCCGGCGTGCTCGAATCCTACGGCGTTATGTTCACGGCTTCGCTCGGCGACAGCTATGCGATCACCGAAACGCTGGTGCGCGCCGCGCCCATGATCTTCACCGGGCTGGCGGTGGCTGTCGCCTTCCGCGCCAAATTCTGGAACATCGGCGCCGAAGGGCAACTGCTTGCCGGCGCGGTGGCGAGCTGCTTCGTCGGCGCGATCCCGATGCCGGGACCGCTCGCCATGCTTTTGATGGCAGTGGCAGGCGCCGCGGCCGGTGCAGCCGTCGCGCTCGTGCCGGCAACGCTGCGGGTGAAATTCAAGGTCGACGACGTCGTCAGTTCGCTGCTGCTCAATTCGGTCATCTATTACGCGCTGATGGCGCTGATCGAAGGGCCATGGAAGGATAGTTTCAGTGGCTATCCGATCTCGCCTCCGATTGAGGATTCGGCCAATTTTCCGGTGCTGATCGAGGGCACGCGGCTGCATCTCGGCGTCATCGTGGCGCTTATCGCGGCACCGCTGATCTGGTTCCTGATCGCGCGCACCACGCTCGGCTTCCGGATCCGGGTCACCGGCGAAAATCCGGAAGCGGCCAGATATGGCGGCATCAATGTCCAGCGGGTGCTGCTCTCGACGGCGTTGCTGTCCGGTGCGCTAGCCGGGCTCGCCGGCGTCGGCGAGGTTGGCGGCGTGCATTTTCAGGTGATGAGCGACATCTCGCCGGGCTACGGGTATTCCGGCATCGTCGTTGCAATGCTGGCGCGGCTCAACCCGCTCGGCGTGGTGCCGGCGGCAATCTTCCTGGCTGCCGTGATGACCGGCGCCGAGGCGATGTCGCGCGCGACCGGCGTGCCGGCCTTCCTCAGCGATGTCATCCAGGGCACGGCACTGCTTGCCATGCTGGTGGCGCTGCTGTTCACCGCCTATCGCATCCGCCGCGTCGGAGCCGCCCAATGA
- the pcaF gene encoding 3-oxoadipyl-CoA thiolase, translated as MAEAYICDYIRTPIGRFGGSLSSVRADDLGAIPLKALIERNAGVDWQAVDDVVYGCANQAGEDNRNVARMALLLAGLPKEIPGSTVNRLCGSGMDALTIAARAIKVGEAELMIAGGVESMSRAPFVMPKAETAFSRNAEIYDTTIGWRFVNPLMKSQYGVDSMPETGENVAEDFSVSRADQDAFAVRSQDKAVAAQSNGRLAKEITAVTIPQRKSDPVVVSKDEHPRAGTTIEALAKLPTPFRQGGTVTAGNASGVNDGAAALIVASEAAARKYGLTPIARILGGAAVGVAPRIMGIGPAPATQKLCARLGLTPKQFDVIELNEAFASQGIAVLRQLGIAVDAPHVNPNGGAIALGHPLGMSGARISGTAALELRERGGRYALATMCIGVGQGIAIALERV; from the coding sequence ATGGCCGAAGCCTATATCTGCGACTATATCCGCACGCCGATCGGCCGCTTTGGCGGCTCGCTGTCCTCGGTACGCGCCGACGACCTCGGCGCCATTCCGCTGAAGGCACTGATCGAGCGCAATGCCGGCGTCGACTGGCAGGCGGTCGACGACGTTGTCTACGGTTGCGCCAACCAGGCCGGCGAGGACAACCGCAACGTGGCGCGCATGGCGCTGCTGCTGGCCGGCCTGCCGAAGGAAATCCCCGGCTCGACCGTCAACCGCCTGTGCGGCTCGGGCATGGATGCGCTGACCATCGCCGCCCGTGCAATCAAGGTCGGCGAGGCCGAGCTGATGATCGCGGGCGGCGTCGAATCGATGAGCCGGGCGCCCTTCGTCATGCCCAAGGCCGAGACGGCGTTTTCACGCAATGCCGAGATCTACGACACCACGATCGGCTGGCGCTTCGTCAACCCGCTGATGAAGAGTCAGTATGGCGTCGATTCCATGCCGGAGACGGGCGAGAATGTCGCCGAGGATTTTTCGGTTTCCCGCGCGGACCAGGACGCTTTCGCGGTGCGCAGCCAGGACAAGGCCGTCGCCGCGCAGTCCAATGGCCGGCTGGCCAAGGAAATAACCGCGGTGACCATTCCGCAGCGCAAGAGCGATCCGGTTGTCGTCTCGAAGGACGAGCACCCCCGCGCTGGCACCACGATAGAGGCCTTGGCCAAGCTGCCGACGCCGTTCCGGCAAGGCGGCACGGTGACCGCCGGCAATGCCTCGGGCGTCAATGACGGGGCGGCGGCGCTGATCGTCGCTTCGGAAGCGGCGGCCAGGAAATACGGCCTGACGCCGATCGCCCGCATCCTCGGCGGGGCCGCCGTCGGCGTCGCGCCGCGCATCATGGGCATCGGCCCGGCGCCGGCGACGCAAAAACTGTGCGCGCGGCTTGGCCTGACGCCAAAACAGTTCGATGTCATCGAGCTCAACGAAGCCTTCGCCTCGCAAGGCATCGCAGTGCTGCGCCAGCTCGGCATCGCGGTGGATGCGCCGCACGTCAACCCGAATGGCGGCGCCATAGCGCTCGGCCACCCCTTGGGCATGTCGGGCGCGCGCATCTCCGGCACGGCGGCGCTGGAGCTGCGCGAACGCGGCGGCCGCTATGCGCTGGCGACCATGTGCATCGGCGTCGGCCAAGGCATCGCTATCGCGCTCGAACGGGTCTGA
- a CDS encoding BMP family protein has translation MENRKNKSHSTREGLSRRDVLELGALGLAAAMLPGAAFAKDKKLKVAAIFATPIEEPWDNQIHVALQKAEKELGIEYKWSEKVQTADFSRVMREYAQGGYELVLGDAFAAERESRRTAKQFPKTAFLFGSGAGPAEPNFGVFDNWIHEPAYLSGMIAGKMSKSGTVGAVAAMGIPEVNRLVNAFFAGAKEVNPNIKKKVAFIGSFFDPPKAKEAAVAQIDAGVDVIYAERFGVIEAAVEKKIYAISNMSDQSSLGPDTVITGPVWDMYPTVEQAIKLVKAGVFTAQDYGDFSRMAKGGSHLAPYHKFDKTLPAEVKDMVEKKKAEILEGNFRVDVDENTPVSD, from the coding sequence ATGGAAAACCGGAAGAACAAATCTCATTCAACGCGCGAAGGCCTTTCGCGGCGCGACGTGCTTGAGCTGGGCGCGCTTGGCCTGGCCGCGGCGATGCTGCCGGGCGCCGCCTTCGCCAAGGACAAGAAGCTGAAAGTAGCGGCGATCTTCGCCACGCCCATCGAGGAGCCGTGGGACAATCAGATCCATGTCGCTTTGCAGAAGGCCGAGAAGGAACTCGGCATCGAGTATAAATGGTCGGAGAAGGTGCAGACCGCCGACTTCAGCCGCGTCATGCGCGAATATGCACAGGGCGGCTATGAACTGGTGCTGGGCGATGCCTTCGCCGCCGAGCGTGAATCGCGCCGTACCGCCAAGCAGTTCCCGAAGACTGCTTTTCTGTTCGGCTCCGGCGCCGGGCCGGCGGAGCCCAATTTCGGCGTCTTCGACAATTGGATCCACGAGCCCGCCTATCTCTCCGGCATGATCGCCGGCAAGATGTCGAAGTCGGGCACGGTCGGCGCCGTCGCGGCGATGGGCATTCCGGAAGTGAACCGGCTGGTCAACGCCTTCTTCGCCGGCGCCAAGGAGGTCAATCCGAACATCAAGAAGAAGGTCGCCTTCATCGGTTCCTTCTTTGATCCTCCCAAGGCCAAGGAGGCGGCCGTGGCTCAGATCGACGCCGGCGTCGACGTCATCTATGCCGAGCGCTTCGGTGTCATCGAAGCGGCGGTGGAGAAAAAGATCTACGCCATCTCCAATATGTCCGACCAGTCGAGCCTTGGCCCCGACACCGTCATTACCGGCCCGGTCTGGGATATGTATCCCACCGTCGAACAAGCCATAAAACTGGTCAAGGCCGGCGTCTTCACGGCGCAGGACTATGGCGATTTCTCGCGCATGGCCAAGGGCGGTTCTCACCTGGCGCCCTACCATAAGTTTGACAAGACGCTGCCGGCCGAGGTCAAGGACATGGTCGAGAAGAAGAAGGCCGAAATCCTTGAAGGCAATTTCCGCGTCGACGTGGACGAGAACACACCGGTTTCGGATTGA